One genomic segment of Micromonospora sp. WMMC415 includes these proteins:
- a CDS encoding disulfide bond formation protein DsbA, translating into MSERVTVDMWFDPICPWAWITSRWLLEVEQVREVDIRFHVMSLSVLNEGRDLPEEYQELMRTGWGPVRVCIAAEQRYGTGSLRDLYTALGTRIHLGQEKLSPELFAAALSDAGLDPALAGAADGAGYDEALRASHEAGMRPVGTDVGTPVIHAPGPDGSPVAFFGPVITPAPKGEAAGRLWDGVLLVAGTPGFYELKRSRELGPIFD; encoded by the coding sequence GTGAGCGAGCGTGTCACCGTCGACATGTGGTTCGATCCGATCTGCCCGTGGGCGTGGATCACGTCCCGCTGGCTGCTGGAGGTCGAGCAGGTGCGGGAAGTGGACATCCGCTTCCACGTGATGAGCCTGTCGGTGCTCAACGAGGGCCGGGACCTGCCCGAGGAGTACCAGGAACTGATGCGTACCGGCTGGGGGCCGGTGCGGGTCTGCATCGCCGCCGAGCAGCGGTACGGCACCGGGTCGCTCCGTGACCTGTACACCGCGCTCGGCACGCGGATCCACCTCGGGCAGGAGAAGCTCTCCCCGGAGCTGTTCGCCGCCGCGCTGTCCGACGCCGGTCTGGACCCGGCGCTGGCCGGGGCCGCCGACGGCGCCGGGTACGACGAGGCGCTGCGCGCCAGCCACGAGGCCGGCATGCGGCCGGTCGGCACCGACGTCGGCACGCCGGTCATCCACGCCCCGGGTCCGGACGGTTCGCCGGTCGCGTTCTTCGGCCCGGTCATCACCCCGGCCCCGAAGGGCGAGGCCGCCGGCCGGCTGTGGGACGGCGTGCTCCTGGTCGCCGGCACGCCCGGCTTCTACGAGCTGAAGCGCTCCCGCGAACTCGGCCCCATCTTCGACTGA
- a CDS encoding ribose-5-phosphate isomerase, with translation MRVYLGSDHAGFELKVHLANHLAKQGYDVVDVGPHAFDPDDDYPAFCLHTGDRVVADAGSLGVVIGGSGNGEQIAANKIAGVRAALAWNIDTAQLAREHNDANVVAVGARQHTLDEATAIVEAFLTTSFSGNERHSRRIGQVAEYENTRTLPPLP, from the coding sequence ATGCGCGTCTACCTGGGATCCGACCACGCCGGCTTCGAGCTGAAGGTGCACCTGGCCAACCACCTGGCCAAGCAGGGGTACGACGTGGTCGACGTCGGCCCGCACGCCTTCGACCCGGACGACGACTACCCGGCGTTCTGCCTGCACACCGGTGACCGGGTGGTCGCCGACGCGGGAAGCCTCGGTGTCGTCATCGGCGGCTCGGGCAACGGCGAGCAGATCGCTGCCAACAAGATCGCCGGGGTGCGGGCGGCGCTGGCCTGGAACATCGACACCGCCCAGCTCGCCCGCGAGCACAACGACGCCAACGTCGTCGCGGTGGGCGCCCGGCAGCACACCCTCGACGAGGCGACCGCCATCGTGGAGGCGTTCCTGACCACCTCGTTCTCCGGCAACGAACGCCACTCCCGCCGCATCGGCCAGGTCGCCGAGTACGAGAACACCCGGACGCTGCCGCCCCTGCCCTGA
- a CDS encoding DUF1015 family protein yields MTVVHPIARAWITTGGTGAQNYDEFADDAEITAIIEANPHSALGIEMPHRAPESLGKPFLDALPDAVARLAEAKADGSYTPAEQVVVLYRISAPGEEPAYGLFAMVDTEQISTRADEPGLVIRNEDVFIAKVRERVALADALGHLLSPVLLLQTGRGDELHAALAAATDAAGAPAATDVDQAGRTHAIWLVGPGPRQDELTALAGGGELVVADGNHRSLAAQTGGLPRFLAVVTTPASVAIQPYNRLVSELTTSPDELLDRLRAAGAEVTPITGPVEVPAAGGTVHLRLPDSGYAVRLPHVGAGRLENLDHALVERLLLRDALGLDPGDKRVTYVGGDYPASWLTGEVDAGRAELAVLIAPVTVDDFVAVNLAREKMPRKSTWFTPKARGGLVVAELER; encoded by the coding sequence ATGACGGTCGTCCATCCGATCGCCCGGGCCTGGATCACCACCGGCGGCACCGGCGCGCAGAACTACGACGAGTTCGCCGACGACGCGGAGATCACCGCGATCATCGAGGCGAACCCGCACAGTGCCCTCGGCATCGAGATGCCGCACCGGGCGCCGGAGAGCCTGGGGAAGCCGTTCCTGGACGCGCTGCCCGACGCGGTGGCCCGGCTCGCCGAGGCCAAGGCGGACGGCAGCTACACGCCCGCCGAGCAGGTGGTGGTCCTCTACCGGATCAGCGCGCCGGGCGAGGAGCCCGCGTACGGGCTGTTCGCCATGGTCGACACCGAGCAGATCTCGACCCGGGCCGACGAGCCCGGCCTGGTGATCCGCAACGAGGACGTCTTCATCGCCAAGGTGCGCGAGCGGGTGGCCCTGGCCGACGCGCTGGGGCACCTGCTCTCGCCCGTACTCCTGCTCCAGACCGGGCGGGGCGACGAGCTGCACGCCGCGCTCGCGGCGGCGACCGACGCGGCCGGGGCGCCCGCCGCGACCGACGTCGACCAGGCCGGGCGCACGCACGCCATCTGGCTGGTCGGCCCGGGCCCGCGGCAGGACGAGCTGACCGCCCTGGCCGGCGGCGGCGAGCTGGTCGTCGCCGACGGCAACCACCGCAGCCTCGCCGCCCAGACCGGCGGGCTGCCGCGCTTCCTGGCCGTGGTCACCACGCCGGCCTCGGTCGCCATCCAGCCGTACAACCGGCTTGTCAGCGAGCTGACGACCAGCCCGGACGAGCTGCTCGACCGGTTGCGCGCCGCCGGCGCCGAGGTCACGCCGATCACCGGCCCGGTCGAGGTCCCGGCGGCCGGCGGCACCGTCCACCTCCGGCTCCCCGACTCGGGGTACGCGGTACGCCTGCCCCACGTCGGCGCGGGCCGCCTGGAGAACCTGGACCACGCGCTGGTCGAGCGCCTGCTGCTGCGGGACGCGCTGGGGCTGGACCCGGGGGACAAGCGGGTCACCTACGTCGGCGGCGACTACCCGGCGAGCTGGCTGACCGGGGAGGTCGACGCCGGCCGGGCGGAGCTGGCCGTCCTCATCGCGCCGGTGACCGTCGACGACTTCGTCGCGGTGAACCTCGCCCGGGAGAAGATGCCGCGCAAGAGCACCTGGTTCACCCCGAAGGCACGCGGCGGCCTGGTCGTCGCCGAGTTGGAGCGCTGA